In the Lysinibacillus sp. PLM2 genome, one interval contains:
- the dsbG gene encoding thioredoxin: MTITVENAHLSYGSSDAPVKVEVFLNLACPYCATFFENADQTLKSYIQDGKVQYIIKHFDKPREMLLYGTLANCFFDYKNPEKIYELMKDLFAKQSEWHEKDSDTIKKMLVEEYGLKEEPETIDIGLQIVAEAVKRNVKMVPAVFINEKEFQFPVELDAKQLKDEVDQLL; the protein is encoded by the coding sequence ATGACGATAACAGTTGAAAATGCACATTTGAGCTATGGCTCTTCTGATGCTCCAGTAAAAGTCGAAGTTTTTCTAAATCTTGCTTGTCCGTATTGTGCAACTTTTTTTGAAAATGCTGATCAAACATTAAAATCCTACATTCAAGATGGTAAAGTACAATATATCATTAAACACTTTGACAAACCACGTGAAATGCTATTGTATGGTACATTGGCAAATTGCTTCTTTGACTATAAAAACCCAGAAAAGATCTATGAATTAATGAAAGATTTATTTGCTAAGCAAAGCGAATGGCATGAAAAAGATAGTGATACGATTAAGAAAATGCTAGTTGAAGAGTATGGCTTAAAAGAGGAACCTGAAACGATTGATATAGGATTACAAATCGTTGCTGAGGCTGTAAAGAGAAATGTAAAAATGGTTCCGGCTGTCTTTATTAATGAAAAGGAATTCCAATTTCCAGTTGAATTAGACGCGAAGCAGCTTAAGGACGAGGTTGATCAATTGTTATAA
- a CDS encoding sulfonate ABC transporter substrate-binding protein codes for MKKSLLLFITAIFVLILAACGSSESANNESTDSSSNNSTNGESSTPADKGVIRIGYQKGNTLNILKEHGNLDTALKEAGYTVEWKVFPTGTVLLEALLTNNIDFGHASDGNAVFMQAGGHPLNYVASEAPYPEGVALVAKADSDIETVEDLKGKKIGVTRGGNQHYLLLVALEQAGISQDEVEIVFYKDAAEGLAAFTKGEFDVYGSWDPYLAIVENTIETRTIVSGSDLTENRTFYFATEKLLTEQPDIAKIILEELQNADQWANENKDEVAEILATELGLDVAPLQQANNRRTFGVQKIDEAIITSQQQLADTFFKAGLLENEISVKDAVNVDEAIIPSNIE; via the coding sequence ATGAAAAAATCACTATTATTATTTATCACTGCGATTTTTGTATTGATTTTGGCAGCTTGTGGAAGCAGTGAGTCAGCAAACAACGAGTCTACTGATAGCTCATCAAACAACTCTACTAATGGTGAAAGTTCCACACCTGCAGACAAAGGTGTTATTAGAATTGGTTATCAAAAGGGAAATACACTAAACATTTTAAAAGAACATGGGAATCTTGACACAGCGCTTAAAGAAGCGGGATATACAGTGGAATGGAAAGTGTTCCCTACTGGTACAGTATTACTAGAAGCATTGCTCACAAACAATATTGACTTTGGTCACGCTTCTGACGGTAACGCAGTATTTATGCAAGCTGGTGGTCACCCATTAAACTATGTAGCTTCTGAAGCTCCATATCCAGAGGGAGTTGCGTTAGTGGCAAAAGCCGACTCTGATATTGAAACAGTTGAAGATTTAAAAGGTAAAAAAATCGGTGTAACTAGAGGCGGTAACCAACATTACTTATTACTTGTTGCATTAGAACAAGCAGGTATTTCACAAGACGAAGTTGAAATCGTATTTTACAAAGATGCTGCTGAGGGCTTGGCTGCTTTCACTAAAGGTGAATTTGATGTGTACGGCTCATGGGATCCGTACTTAGCGATTGTTGAAAACACAATCGAAACTCGTACTATTGTAAGTGGTTCTGATTTAACAGAAAACCGTACATTCTACTTTGCTACAGAAAAATTATTAACTGAACAACCTGATATTGCAAAAATCATCCTAGAAGAATTACAAAATGCTGACCAATGGGCTAATGAAAATAAAGATGAAGTTGCGGAAATCTTAGCTACTGAATTAGGTTTAGATGTTGCCCCACTTCAACAGGCTAATAATCGCCGGACATTTGGAGTACAAAAAATTGATGAGGCAATTATTACAAGCCAACAACAGTTAGCGGATACATTCTTTAAAGCAGGTTTATTAGAAAATGAAATTAGTGTTAAGGATGCAGTAAATGTTGATGAAGCTATCATTCCAAGTAACATTGAATAA
- the ssuB gene encoding aliphatic sulfonate ABC transporter ATP-binding protein: MFGIELKNVSKSYGDNEVLKTINLSIDPGSFTAIVGKSGCGKSTLLRVIAQLEDISNGTLSFSGIENNNPKIRIMFQDDRLIPWKSIIKNIELGAVNNDVAQTSLKKVGLIDKQGDWPDQLSGGQKQRIALARALASNPDILLFDEPLGALDALTRIEMQNLIEDLWQQQKFTSLLVTHDVTEAVRLADRVIVIDKGSIQLDEIIDLPRPRERDEKFTYYEQKILNQILGGN; the protein is encoded by the coding sequence ATGTTTGGCATTGAACTAAAGAATGTAAGTAAAAGTTATGGGGATAATGAGGTACTCAAAACTATTAATCTCTCTATTGATCCTGGTAGCTTTACTGCCATAGTTGGAAAAAGTGGTTGTGGTAAAAGTACTTTACTCAGAGTAATTGCTCAGCTTGAAGATATCTCAAATGGTACTCTTTCCTTTTCTGGCATCGAGAATAACAATCCAAAAATTCGCATTATGTTCCAAGATGATCGTTTAATTCCTTGGAAAAGCATTATAAAAAATATAGAACTCGGGGCGGTAAACAATGATGTTGCACAGACCTCCCTTAAAAAAGTAGGTTTAATTGATAAACAAGGTGACTGGCCTGATCAATTGTCTGGTGGTCAAAAACAACGTATCGCCCTTGCCCGAGCATTAGCAAGCAATCCAGATATACTACTTTTTGATGAACCACTTGGTGCTCTAGATGCTTTAACTCGCATTGAAATGCAAAATTTAATCGAAGACCTATGGCAACAACAAAAGTTCACTTCCCTTCTCGTTACCCATGATGTAACAGAAGCAGTTCGACTTGCAGATCGTGTGATCGTCATCGACAAAGGGAGCATCCAATTAGATGAAATTATTGATTTACCAAGACCTCGTGAACGTGATGAAAAATTCACTTATTACGAACAAAAAATACTGAATCAAATTTTAGGGGGAAATTAG
- the ssuC gene encoding putative aliphatic sulfonates transport permease protein SsuC — protein sequence MNKGKKDKKWYDNRLIPWVLPIFIVVFWQFLVQYKIITTTLLPSPLEVVDAAIQLSVSGDLQTHVLISTQRALIGFIIGGVIGFILGLINGTVLFFERTVDTTVQMIRTIPHLALIPLVILWFGIGEDAKIFLVALGVMFPIYINTFNGIKNVDRKLIEMGNVYGLSRGKLFTNIILPGALPSILVGIRYALGVMWVSLIVAETIGTDAGIGFMATSAREFMQMDIIVLTIVLYAILGKLSDLIAKLFEHRLLKWHPAFRKK from the coding sequence TTGAATAAAGGGAAAAAAGATAAGAAATGGTACGACAATCGTCTTATACCGTGGGTTTTACCTATTTTCATAGTGGTTTTTTGGCAATTTCTTGTGCAATACAAAATTATTACAACCACATTATTACCTTCACCACTTGAAGTAGTGGATGCTGCAATTCAACTTTCTGTATCAGGTGATTTGCAAACCCATGTGTTGATAAGTACACAAAGAGCTTTGATCGGCTTTATCATCGGTGGCGTGATTGGATTCATACTTGGATTAATTAATGGAACAGTTCTTTTCTTTGAAAGAACTGTTGATACAACCGTCCAAATGATTCGAACAATCCCACATCTAGCATTAATTCCACTTGTTATTTTATGGTTTGGAATTGGCGAGGATGCAAAGATTTTCTTAGTTGCCCTTGGCGTGATGTTCCCAATCTATATCAATACATTTAACGGAATAAAAAATGTAGACAGAAAACTGATTGAAATGGGAAATGTTTACGGACTATCCCGAGGAAAATTATTTACAAATATAATATTACCTGGTGCCCTTCCTTCGATTTTAGTTGGGATTCGATATGCATTAGGAGTCATGTGGGTATCTTTAATTGTTGCTGAAACGATTGGTACTGATGCTGGAATTGGCTTCATGGCAACGAGCGCTCGTGAATTCATGCAAATGGACATTATCGTTTTAACAATTGTTCTATATGCCATTTTGGGTAAACTATCTGATTTAATTGCCAAGCTATTTGAACATCGCTTATTAAAATGGCATCCAGCTTTTCGTAAGAAATAA
- the ypzJ gene encoding hypothetical protein has protein sequence MMSNQGCIKCGSKNADTKEVAMTGTGLSKMFDIQHNQFVVVYCNNCGYSEFYNKNSSKGSNILDLFFGG, from the coding sequence ATGATGAGTAATCAAGGATGTATAAAATGTGGAAGTAAAAACGCAGATACGAAAGAAGTAGCTATGACTGGAACTGGTCTATCTAAAATGTTCGATATACAGCACAATCAATTTGTTGTAGTGTATTGTAATAATTGTGGGTATTCAGAGTTCTATAATAAAAATTCATCTAAAGGTTCTAATATTCTCGATTTATTCTTTGGTGGATGA
- a CDS encoding hypothetical protein (frameshifted, deletion at around 561405), whose product MQEYANKQVFIDEITKRATLFINEFRTINNLDKDIFVDGVDKTPSQMIAYQLGWINLILSWELDNKEGKEVITPTPDYKWNNLGGLYQSFYDQYTDHSIEMLISMFEQSVNSIIQLVESYNDTELFQQGGRQWATTTPSSWPFINGYI is encoded by the coding sequence TTGCAAGAATATGCTAATAAACAAGTCTTCATTGATGAAATCACTAAAAGAGCAACGTTATTTATCAATGAATTTCGAACTATTAATAATCTTGATAAAGATATCTTCGTAGATGGAGTGGATAAAACACCATCTCAGATGATTGCTTATCAACTAGGATGGATTAATTTAATATTATCATGGGAACTGGATAATAAAGAGGGAAAAGAAGTAATAACACCAACGCCTGATTATAAGTGGAATAACTTAGGCGGACTTTATCAGAGTTTTTATGATCAGTATACAGATCATTCAATTGAAATGTTAATTAGTATGTTCGAGCAAAGTGTTAATAGTATTATTCAATTAGTAGAGAGCTATAATGATACGGAATTATTTCAGCAAGGCGGTAGACAATGGGCAACTACTACTCCTTCTAGCTGGCCATTTATAAATGGATACATATAA
- a CDS encoding N-acetyltransferase — translation MSIQIRKVMEKDWEQVRFIYEAGIATKIATFERNVPSSFERWFGNANVECTLVAEDNSKILGWCKLMPVSTREVYAGVGEVSIYIHPDSKGRGIGTYLLQNLILQSEEQGFWTLEAKIFEENTGSIQLHKKNGFKVVGIREKIAKLDGVWKDVVFLERRSTIVGTD, via the coding sequence GTGTCGATACAAATTAGAAAAGTGATGGAGAAGGATTGGGAACAAGTAAGATTCATTTACGAGGCTGGTATTGCAACAAAAATCGCTACTTTTGAAAGGAATGTCCCCTCTTCTTTTGAACGTTGGTTTGGAAATGCAAATGTAGAATGTACACTTGTGGCAGAAGATAATTCAAAGATTTTGGGCTGGTGTAAACTTATGCCAGTATCTACTAGAGAAGTTTATGCCGGTGTAGGAGAAGTCAGCATCTATATCCATCCAGATTCTAAGGGTAGAGGAATCGGCACATACCTTCTACAAAATTTAATCCTCCAATCAGAAGAGCAAGGATTTTGGACTCTGGAAGCGAAAATTTTCGAGGAAAATACAGGAAGCATTCAGCTACATAAAAAGAATGGATTTAAAGTTGTTGGCATTCGAGAAAAAATAGCTAAACTTGATGGCGTTTGGAAAGACGTTGTATTTTTAGAGAGAAGAAGTACAATCGTTGGTACGGACTGA
- the ywdK gene encoding UPF0382 membrane protein YwdK — MNISLLLGVVLAFLGVTLGAFGAHALKDKFPEPRHEQYWNTAVQYHMYHALGMIAIGILSMDALLGTSDILSWASYLMFAGVIFFSGSLYVLAVTGVKKLGAITPIGGLLFLVAWVLVAIEVLS; from the coding sequence ATGAACATAAGTTTATTATTAGGTGTAGTATTAGCTTTTCTAGGAGTAACACTCGGTGCATTTGGTGCACATGCCTTAAAAGATAAATTTCCGGAACCACGCCATGAGCAATACTGGAACACAGCGGTGCAATATCATATGTACCATGCTTTAGGAATGATAGCAATTGGAATTTTATCGATGGATGCGTTGTTAGGGACGTCAGATATACTTTCATGGGCGAGTTATTTAATGTTTGCAGGAGTTATTTTTTTTAGTGGAAGCCTTTATGTCCTCGCTGTAACTGGAGTAAAAAAACTAGGAGCGATTACGCCAATTGGTGGGTTATTATTTTTAGTGGCATGGGTATTAGTTGCAATTGAAGTCTTATCATAA
- the sspH gene encoding small, acid-soluble spore protein H encodes MNVQRAQEISESPVIANVFYNGERVFIQHVDEKKETARIYPLDDPANEREVSLSSLTENLS; translated from the coding sequence ATGAATGTACAAAGAGCTCAGGAAATTTCAGAGTCACCAGTAATTGCAAACGTATTTTACAACGGTGAGCGAGTCTTTATTCAGCATGTTGATGAAAAGAAAGAAACAGCAAGAATTTATCCTTTAGATGACCCAGCAAATGAACGTGAAGTGTCGTTATCAAGCTTGACAGAGAATTTGAGTTAA
- the yqjF gene encoding hypothetical protein, giving the protein MYEHGIPYDNQKLRRAPHLPWVMKQTWSDILFVHYPVKKGLLKSLIPKALTIDTFDNYGWVTIVPYLTSAMRMKGLPAIPGMQRFPGYNIRTYVTVNGKPGVYFFGLTAANWISVNMAKLFFNLPYYYVDMSFRRQGNRMEFGSETIGEDALICQYKPITEKFLAKKGSLDEWLLERYCLYTTNKQGEPLRCDILHQPWLLQNAEANFFHNELLSKYQIIPESTDPILHFSKEAVVRIWPLVSANKF; this is encoded by the coding sequence ATGTATGAACATGGAATACCTTACGATAATCAAAAGCTAAGAAGAGCTCCTCACTTACCGTGGGTGATGAAGCAAACATGGAGCGATATTTTATTTGTACACTATCCTGTAAAAAAGGGGTTACTTAAAAGTCTTATACCAAAAGCATTAACCATAGATACCTTTGATAATTATGGGTGGGTGACCATTGTACCGTATCTTACGAGTGCCATGCGTATGAAAGGTCTACCGGCAATTCCTGGTATGCAAAGATTTCCTGGGTATAATATTCGAACTTATGTAACGGTTAATGGAAAACCGGGTGTTTACTTCTTCGGTCTTACTGCGGCAAATTGGATTAGTGTAAATATGGCAAAGCTCTTTTTTAACTTACCATATTATTATGTAGATATGAGTTTTCGGCGTCAGGGAAATAGAATGGAATTTGGTAGTGAGACAATTGGGGAAGATGCTCTTATCTGTCAGTACAAACCGATAACAGAAAAGTTTCTGGCAAAAAAAGGTTCCTTAGATGAATGGTTGTTAGAGCGCTATTGTTTATATACAACTAATAAGCAAGGGGAACCACTTCGATGCGATATATTGCACCAGCCATGGCTATTACAAAATGCGGAAGCAAATTTTTTCCATAATGAATTACTATCAAAGTATCAAATTATCCCCGAATCCACTGATCCTATTTTACATTTTTCTAAAGAAGCGGTTGTTCGGATTTGGCCCCTCGTTTCTGCAAATAAATTTTGA
- a CDS encoding hypothetical protein (frameshifted, insertion at around 567145): MMTKNQINEREQFEMLTIEQLVPKDHLVRKLDAAIDFKFIYPLVEPLYSTVGRPSIDPVVLFKMTFIQYTFGIRSMRQTIKVIETNMAYRWFLGFGFHTEVPHFSTFGKSYERRFQDTDIFEQIFYRILKEIMDCGFLSEDHVFIDSTHVKASANKRKYDKKLVRKETRAYEAKLQEELNIDRS; the protein is encoded by the coding sequence ATGATGACGAAAAATCAAATCAATGAACGTGAACAGTTTGAAATGCTAACTATTGAACAACTTGTACCAAAGGACCACCTGGTCCGTAAACTAGATGCTGCAATTGATTTTAAATTTATCTATCCATTAGTTGAACCTCTATACTCCACTGTTGGAAGACCAAGTATTGATCCTGTTGTTCTATTTAAAATGACGTTTATTCAATATACATTCGGCATTCGTTCAATGCGCCAAACGATTAAAGTGATTGAAACAAATATGGCTTATCGTTGGTTTCTAGGATTCGGCTTTCATACAGAAGTTCCACATTTTTCAACGTTCGGTAAGAGCTATGAACGTCGCTTTCAAGATACCGATATCTTTGAACAGATTTTTTACCGTATCTTAAAAGAGATTATGGACTGTGGTTTCTTATCAGAAGACCATGTTTTTATTGATTCTACACATGTAAAGGCAAGTGCTAATAAACGGAAGTATGATAAGAAACTTGTACGAAAAGAAACACGTGCTTATGAAGCGAAGCTTCAAGAAGAACTGAATATCGATCGATCGTGA